In Bacillota bacterium, the genomic stretch GAAGGCCAGCATGGGCAGCATCCCTATGACCAAGGCTGCAAACTGCTTGCCGTAGTCGGACGACAGGGCTCCCGAGAACTTCAAGATGCCGACAGGCAAGGACTTCAACGAGTTCTTGGATACCAGGATGTTTATGAGCATGAACTCGTTCCAGATCCCGGCGACGTTCAGTATCGCGAGCGTAGTGGCCACCGGTCTCGCCATGGGCACGATGATCGATGTGAAGATCTCGAAGTAGCTGGCGCCGTCAATCCTGGCAGACTCCACTATGGAGTCAGGAATGCTCTTTATGTATTCTGTGCTCAGGTAGATGCCGATAGGCAGGCCGATCCCGACGTATGGAATCAGCACTCCGAGCCGGGTGTTGTACAGGCCTGTGGCGTAAGCCGCCAAAAACAGCGGAACCATGATCGACTGGAGCGTCAGGAGGATCCCCACCACGAAACTCCCGTGGAGAAATGGCGTCGCCCTGCACTTGATCTTCGCGAAAGCGAAGGACGCCGCGAGGGACAGCCCAACGGTCGCAAGAGTCGACACCAGTGTGTATAACGCGCTGTTGAGAAAGAGCTGGCTGAACCCGCCGATGCGCCAAGCGAGCGGGTAGTTGCTGAAGGTCCAGTTGCGCGGGAGGCCCAACCGGTTCATTTGAAACTCCTGAGTGGTCTTGAACGAACTCAATAAGAGCCATAGGATCGGATAGAGCGTCATGAAGGTGAAAGTGGCAAGGACCGCGTAGAGGAGGACACGGGTGGCAGCAGTAGTCTCCCTTCTCATGATCCTTCCTTCGTGGGCACAAGCAGGCAGCCTCATTCTTCCCTACCCCCAAACCGCTTCTCCAGGCCTCTCATTATCAGAATGAGCGAAAAGCTCAGGACCACCATGAACGTAGAGATCGCGTTGGCAAGTGGATAGTCAGGAGCGCCCCGAAACGCGTTGTCGTACATGTACAACGACAGCACAGACGTTCTTCTGGCTGGGTTGCCGGCAGTCATGGCGAAGATCAGATCGAAGCTCTTGAGTGACCCCGATATAGCGAGTATGGCGGTGGTCACAATCACACCTGAGAGAGCAGGCAGTATGACGTGTCTTAGAACCTGACCTTCGGATGCCCCGTCGATCTTAGCGGCTTCTATGATCTGGGGGTCGATCTTTTGAAGGTTCGCTAGGAAGATGATGAGATAGGTCCCTGTGTACATCCACAGCATCACGAAGAGAACGGGCAGGATCGCAGTCCTCGGGTTCACGAAGAGGGTGTTCTCCCATCCTGGGATGAAGCGCTGCATCAACTCGGTGAAAGGCCCATAAGGGGAGAAGAACGACTGCCACAGGATGCCCACGACTATGGTGGATATCACGGTTGGCACGTAGATCATGCTCTGAAAGAAGTCTCTCATGCCCACGAGCTTTCGAAAGAGCACATAAGCTAGAATGAAGCCCAGGGGGATCTGCCCGAAAAGTGAGATCAGCATTATGTAGAAGTTGTTCCGCAATGCGAGCCAGAAGTACTGGTCTGAGAACATCCTGGCGTAGTGCGACAACCCCACGAAGTGGATGGGGTCCTTGCCCTCGAAGATCACTCCCCCACTGTAGTTGGTCATGCTCAATGCCACGGAGAAAGCCGTTGGGAAGGCCATGACGGCCAGGTATACAAGAACTGCAGGGAGAACCAGCACCAGGTAAGCACGGATCTCCTCATTCCTCGATCTGTTGGCTACCACGGCACCCCACCTCCACACCTGTTGGGCTGGCCGCTATCGAAACCAGGGCCTCAACAGCCTGGGCAAGACCGAACGGGGGAGTGTGGCAGAGAAGGTGGTCCACCCCGGACTCTGCCTCTGCCACACTCGCTTTGGGTCCCGGTGACCGGCACAGTCTTGTCCCCGAGCCGGATTTCCCGTGCCTTACCGCTGTGACGCCTTCCAGCTGTCGTAAGCCTTCTGAACCCTGGCTGCCACCTGTTCTGGTGTAGCGATCTCAAGCCCGATCTCCTGCAAGCCGACGTTGAGAGGGCCGTATACCTTGGCGTCGAGGACGTTGTCGAGAACGTAGGTTCCCTTGTAGGCTCCATAGAACTCCGCCCGCGTTCGTGCCAGCGGCTCGAGTCTCTCGCTGGTTACACCCTTCCTGGACGGGAAGGCCGCACCGGTCTCGAGGCGCATCTTCTGGACCTCGGGGGAATTGAGCCACATGATGAGCTTCCAAGCAGCCTTTTCCTTCTCCGAACCCGCCGGGATGTTGGCATTCATTCCGAATCCGACTCCAGGCACCGAGGAGGTCGTATCGTGGTTGACCTCACCCGGGATCTCCGGGAAGACAGTCATAACGATGCGCTTCTGGTCCTCAGGCGAGATCAGTGCCTGGCCGGTCGTGGGATCGGTGAGGAAGTTGGCGACCTTCCAGTCGCCATCAATGAGGAACGGGGCCCTGCCGGATGCGAACAAGGCGTTTACCTCGTTGTAAGGCGTCTGGAGGATCTTCTTGCTGAGCACGCCGTCGGTGTAGAGAGACTTGTAGAACTTGAGGGTTCGGACAAATGGCTCGTCNNNNNNNNNNCTTGGCTTTCCCAGCAATCAGGTCATCCACGTACTTGTCACCGAGCATCCTGCCGACGATCATGCTGAAGAAGCAGGACTGCATCACCCAGTCGTCCTGGCTGCCCATG encodes the following:
- a CDS encoding carbohydrate ABC transporter permease, with the translated sequence MRRETTAATRVLLYAVLATFTFMTLYPILWLLLSSFKTTQEFQMNRLGLPRNWTFSNYPLAWRIGGFSQLFLNSALYTLVSTLATVGLSLAASFAFAKIKCRATPFLHGSFVVGILLTLQSIMVPLFLAAYATGLYNTRLGVLIPYVGIGLPIGIYLSTEYIKSIPDSIVESARIDGASYFEIFTSIIVPMARPVATTLAILNVAGIWNEFMLINILVSKNSLKSLPVGILKFSGALSSDYGKQFAALVIGMLPMLAFYAIFRNQITKGVSAGAVKG
- a CDS encoding sugar ABC transporter permease, yielding MVANRSRNEEIRAYLVLVLPAVLVYLAVMAFPTAFSVALSMTNYSGGVIFEGKDPIHFVGLSHYARMFSDQYFWLALRNNFYIMLISLFGQIPLGFILAYVLFRKLVGMRDFFQSMIYVPTVISTIVVGILWQSFFSPYGPFTELMQRFIPGWENTLFVNPRTAILPVLFVMLWMYTGTYLIIFLANLQKIDPQIIEAAKIDGASEGQVLRHVILPALSGVIVTTAILAISGSLKSFDLIFAMTAGNPARRTSVLSLYMYDNAFRGAPDYPLANAISTFMVVLSFSLILIMRGLEKRFGGREE
- a CDS encoding extracellular solute-binding protein, with amino-acid sequence DEPFVRTLKFYKSLYTDGVLSKKILQTPYNEVNALFASGRAPFLIDGDWKVANFLTDPTTGQALISPEDQKRIVMTVFPEIPGEVNHDTTSSVPGVGFGMNANIPAGSEKEKAAWKLIMWLNSPEVQKMRLETGAAFPSRKGVTSERLEPLARTRAEFYGAYKGTYVLDNVLDAKVYGPLNVGLQEIGLEIATPEQVAARVQKAYDSWKASQR